The Duganella sp. BuS-21 sequence TCCTTCGGGCTGCGTTGGATGGAGGGTCAGTGCAGCGATCATACCTATTTTGGATATTTTATACAATCTGAAAATTTCGCAGGGCTTGAGCTGTTGTGTGGTATCGTTAACTTAATCTCTATGATGGGTCGATGCCATGAGCAAATTGCGCTGCGTAGTTTTGATCGCTGCATTCAAATTCGGCGCTGCCAGCGCTGCCGAACCACCTGTGGTGCAGGTCGATTGTTCCGGCGCCAGTGCCGCACCGGTGGTGGGCGGCCTTGCGCAATTGAACGCCATGCGCTTTGCGCCGGGCACGCGAATTTTGTTCAGGCGCGGCGTGACCTGCCACGGCAGTTTTGTGCCGCAGGCCGGCAGTTCCGGCGTGGCGGGCCGCCCGATTGTGGTGGGCAGCTTTGGCGACCATGCGGCGGGCAGGGCGGTGATAGCCGCCGGCTGCCGCGAGGCGGTGTCCGATCCCGATCAAGCCATCACGCGGGCGGCGCGCACGGCGCACGGCATCAGTCCCTACCGTTCGCTATGCCGCAGCGATGGCGATGGCGGTAAAGTGGCACGGGCGGCGATTCATTTGCGTAACCTTCAGCATTGGGAGATCGAAGGGCTGGAGCTGACCAACGACGGTCTCACCGAAGGTGCGCGTGTTGGCCTGCTGGTCCAGCTGGAGGACTTTGGCGTCGGCAGCCACTATCGCGTGCGCGATGTCTATGTGCACCATGTGCGCGGTTACCTGAAAGATGCGCCGGGCAGCGAGCATGTCTACAAGGAGACCGGCGGCATCCTGTTCAATATCACGCGTCACGGTGTCAATCAGCGCAAGACGCGCTTTGACGATGTGCTGGTGGAGAACAGCGAGATTTTCCACGTGGACGCCATCGGCCTGTCGACGCGCTCTGCGTGGATGTGCCGCGTCGGCGGTGCGCCGTGTGGCGATTATGCGCCGTACAAGAACAAGGAAGTGGCGCTGAGCGCGGCGGCGGCCGACGATTACACACCGTCCACCAACATCGTGTTCCGCAACAACCACATCCACGACATCGGCGGCGACGGCATAGTGGTGCGCACGGCGAGCAAGCCGCTGGTCGAGGCGAATCTGATGCACGATATCTGGCTGCGCGCCGCCGGCAACAGCGCCGGCGCCTGGGCCATCAACACCGACGGTGCGCGCTTCCAGTACAACGAAATCCACCATGTGCGCTACCAGCAGCCGTGGGAGCCGGGTGACGGCATGGCCTTCGACGCCGACCTCGGCACCCGCGACACACAAGTCGTCGCCAACTACAGCCACGACAACGAAGGCGGCTTCATGCTGTTCTGCGGTTGCGGCGACGATGGCCTCGGCCATCCGGCGCAATCATCCGGCTCGGTGGTGGAGAATAACCTGAGCATCAACGATGGCCGGCGCGTGATTGTGTTTGCCGGCTCGCAAAGCGCCATCGTGCGCGGCAACCTGCTGCTGAACACACAGCCGGGACTGGTATCGCCGGCGGCCGAAAACACTGGCATGGGCAGCATGAACGCCGGCGATATCCGCAACAATGTGTTTTATCACGGCGGCAACGCCGGCACCTTGTTCCGCGTGATGAACCCGGCGTTGCGCCACGACGATATCCGCTGGAGCGGCAACCGCTTCTTCGGCTACCAGGCCAGCGCCGAATTCAAGGCCGCGCAGTTTGTCGAAGGCGATGCCGTCAATGTCAGCGCGCCCGCAGCCAGCTTCGATCCCGAAGCCGCCGCCCGCAACTGGTTTGCAACGACGGGCTACACGGAGCGCAGTTACCGGCGCTGATTCCGGTCAGGCAGCCGTGCAGGTCGCCGCCCACCACCGGCGGGATGGTCATCGAGGAAAATTCACCGGTACGCAGCTTGTTAAAGGACGTAAATCTGGGCAAAACGGCAACGCCGGGTGGGTTTTTCCCTTGTGGCTTGGCTACAGTTCGCTTTCCTCACATTTGGAGAAAGCGCATGACGCACATCTCGAACCGGGCGCTTGCCGTCTACGCCACTTCCCTGTCGCTGCTGCTGTTCGGCTGCAGCGGCAGTTCCGATTCCACCACCTCGACCACGTCCGCCAGCAGCGCCAGCGGCCTTGCCATCAGCCTGCAGCCGGCTTCCGCGTCCATTGGCGCCGGTTCCAACAGCGTGCTGTCGGTGGTGGCCGACGGCAGCGGCCTGAGCTATCAGTGGTATCTGGGCGGCACCGCCATTGCCGGCGCCACCGCCGCCAACTACACCGCCACCGAAGCAGGCACCTATTATGCGGTGCTGACCTCCTCGGCCGGCGCCGTTACCAGCGCGAATGCCGTGATCACGGTCATCAGCGCGCCGGTGATCACGGCCCAGCCTTCCGGCGCAACCATACTCACCGGCACCAGCCAGACCCTGTCGGTGACGGCGGACGGCCTGGAAATGGGCTATCAGTGGTACAAGGACGGCAGCGCCATCGACGGTGCTACCCGTCCAAGTTACGCGGCATCGGCGGCGGGCAGCTATACCGTGGCGGTCACCAACACTGCCGGCGCCACTACCAGCTCGGCGGCCGTGATTGCGGTGTCGTCGTCGGTATCGGCGCCGGCCATCAATGTGCAGCCGGTGGCGCAGGCCGTCAACGCCGGCGCCGGCGCCACTTTGTGGGTGGCGGTGAATGGCGTCAGTCTCTCGTATCAGTGGTATCGCAATGACGTGGCGCTTGCCGGCGCGACCGAGCGCATCTACAAAATCAACACCGCCAACGCCAGCAGCGCGGGCACTTACAAGGTGGTGGTCAGCAACACCGCCGGCACGGCCACCAGCTCCAGCGTGGCGCTGACGGTCAATATGGTCAGCGCCGGCGCCAATACGCCGGCCGTGGTGAACGCGGCCAACGCCTTCCTGGCGACGTTGGCGGCGGATCAGAAGACGGTGGCGACTTCCGCCACGTCGTCGACCACCGTGCTGTTCGATTATGCGCTGGCGAATGCCAACCAGTGGACCAACCTGCCGGGTTCGCGCCATGGCCTGCGGTTGAATGCCACTAGCTTGAGCGCGGTCCAGCTGGCGGCGGCCAACACCGTCATCGCCAAGGCGCTCAGCGCCAATGGCATCACGCTGTTGAACGAGCTGCGCGCGGCGGACCAGGTGCTGGCGGGCGGCATGGCGAGCGGCGGCGGTGCAGGTGGCGGAGCAGGTGGTGGCGTAGGCGGTGGGGGCGCGCCGCCGGCTGACGGCGCGTTGACGCCGCCAACGGACGCTATCTTCACGCCGCCGACCGATGGCGCCGGTGCCGCGCCGGGCGGCGGTGCGGGGGCTGGCGGCACCGGCTTTGCGCTGGACTACGGCACCGACCTGTATTCGATCGCCTTCGTCGGCACGCCTTCTTCCACCTCGCCGTGGATCTTGCAGATCGCCGGCCACCATCTGGCGTATAACATCACCTACAACACCGGCAAGGTCAGCGCGACGCCGAACTTCGTCGGCGTCGAGCCGCCCAACTGGACGGTGGGCGCCGACGGCACGCTGAGCGTCAAGGCCAACGCCGGCAGCGCCGGCAAGCAGCACGCGCCGATGGAAAAGCAGCGCGCCGCCGTCTACAACCTGGCCGAAGCGATCTACGCCGACAGCGCCAGTGCGGCAGCGGCCAAATTGGCCGGCACCTTTACCGATGTGATCATGGGCGCTTCCGGCAACAGCGATGGCAACTTCAAATCGCTGGTGTATCCGGCCAGCGGCCGTGGCCTGCCATATTCGGCCATGAACGCGAAGCAACAGACCTATGTGCGGACGGCGATTGAAGCGTGGGTCAACACGCAAGCCTCCGATGTCGCCGCCACCTTGCTGGGCGCCTATCTGGCGGACGATGCGCTGGCCGCCACCTATGTCGGCTATGGCGTGGGGCAGAACGGCGTGAAGGCCGACTTCAGCGCCTATCCGAATGCGCTGGCGTCGCCGCTGGAAGCACAGCGCTCCTATATCCGCATCGACGGTCCGCGCGTGTGGATCGAGTTCGTGGTGCAGCAGGGTGTCGTGTACGGCACCGACGTCCACTACCACGCTATCTGGCGCGACAAGACCAACGACTATGGCGGCAGTTTCTAAGCGCCTGATCGCGGCCGGCGTCCTGCTGTGGGCAGGCGTGTGGACTGCGGCGTGGGCGCACCCCTCGCCGCAGTCGGAAGTCCTGCTGGACAGCGGGCAGGACTTCATCCGCGCCGAGCTGGTGCTGCCGCTGGATGAGCTGAAGCTGGCGCTGCCCGGCGGCTTGCCGAAGAGCGGTGCGCAGGGCGATGCCGACATGGCCGCCTATCTCGCCGCCCACATCCGCCCGGTGGCGCCGGACGGGCGCGCCTGGATAGTCAAGGTGGAGCGCCTGCGCTGGATGTGGTCGCAACAACCGGCCGATCTGCTGGCGACCATGACGCTGCGGCCGCCAGCCGGCGCGCCGCTGGACCGCTTCACTTTTGGCGACGACGCCATCGCCCACCAGGTGCCCAGCCATCTGACCGTGGTGGCCCTGCGCAGCGCGCCGGATGCGCCATCGCGCGTGCTGGGCACGCTGCACTACGGCCAGCGCAGCCTGGAGGTGAGCGGCGCCGATCCACGCTGGTGGAGCGGTGTTGGCGACGTGTTCCGACTGGGCATGGACCATATCGCCGAAGGCGCCGATCATCTGTTGTTTCTGCTGACGCTGTTGCTGCCGGCCGCTTTGCTGGTCAAGGATGGCAAGTGGGCCGGCTACGGCGGCGCGCGCCACCTGCTGGTCTACCTGCTGAAAGTGGTCACCGCCTTCACGCTGGGCCACTCGGTGACCTTGATGCTGGGCGCGCTGGGCACCATCCAGCTGCCGGAACAGCCGGTGGAATGTGCGATTGCGCTGTCGATCCTGTTTTCGGCAGTACATGCCTGGCGGCCGATCTTCCCGCGTCGCGAAGTCTGGATCGCTTTCGGCTTCGGCCTGGTGCACGGGCTGGCGTTCGCCTCGGCCATCCGCGCGCTGCAACTGAATGGCGGGCGGCTGGTGGCCAGCGTGCTGGCGTTCAACCTCGGCATCGAAACGATGCAGAGCTTGATCATGCTACTGGCCGCGCCCTTGCTGATGCTGCTGGCCCGCCGGCCATCCTACCGGCGCGTGCGGCAAACGGCCGCGCTGCTGTCGGCGGCAATGGCGGTGATCTGGATGGCGCAGCGCGTGTGAGTGCGTCACACCACAGACGCGCGGAGTGGGCCGGGGGATGATGGGGCGAGCCACCCAACAAGGACGCCCCATGGATTTCCCTACCCGCCATTTGCACCAACCCCTGCCTTACGAGCCGTCGTATGAAGTCCCGGAAGAAGACGAGGCCGAAACGGTCGCCGGCCTGATCGAGGCCATGCAGCACATCGCCGCCACCGTCGACGACGACACCGGCCACGCCCATCGCGGCGTGCACGCCAAGAGCCACGGCATCCTGCGCGGCCAGTTGCGCGTGCTCGACAACCTGCCGCCCGACTACGCGCAAGGGCTGTTCAGCCATGCCGGCGCCGCCTGGCCGGTGGTGATGCGGCTCTCGACGACGCCCGGCGACATGCTGGACGATAAAGTCTCGACCCCGCGCGGCATGGCGATCAAGCTGGTCGGCGTGCCCGGCGAACGCCTGGAGGACGGCGAGGGCGATGTCACGCAGGACTTCGTGATGGTCAACGGCCCCACCTTCCAGGCGCCCACGGCCAAGAAATTCCTCGGCAGCGTCAAGCTGCTCGCCGCCACCACCGACAAGGCGCCTGGCCTGAAGAAGGCGCTATCGGCCGCCTTGCGCGGCGTGGAAAAGGTGGTGGAAGCGGTCGGCGGCGAGAGCGCCACGCTGAAAGGCCTGGGCGGCCACGCCGAAACCAATATCCTCGGCGAGACGTTCTTTACCGTGGTGCCGATCCTGTATGGCCGCCACATGGCCAAGCTGTCGCTGGTGCCGGCATCGCCGGCGCTGCGCGCGCTCAAGGACCGGCCGGTCGACCTGGAACACAAGCCCAACGGCGTGCGCGGCGCCGTGGTCGATTTCATGACCGAGCACAGCGCCGAGTGGGAGTTGCGCGTGCAGCTGTGCACCGACCTGTCCGCCATGCCGGTCGAAGACCCTACAGTGGAATGGACCAGCGATTGGGTGACGGTGGCGCGCCTGAGCGCTCCCGCGCAAGCCGGCTGGACGCACGGCCTGTCGGTGCTGGTCGACGATGGCATGCAGTTCAATCCCTGGCACTGCATTGCCGCGCA is a genomic window containing:
- a CDS encoding right-handed parallel beta-helix repeat-containing protein, giving the protein MSKLRCVVLIAAFKFGAASAAEPPVVQVDCSGASAAPVVGGLAQLNAMRFAPGTRILFRRGVTCHGSFVPQAGSSGVAGRPIVVGSFGDHAAGRAVIAAGCREAVSDPDQAITRAARTAHGISPYRSLCRSDGDGGKVARAAIHLRNLQHWEIEGLELTNDGLTEGARVGLLVQLEDFGVGSHYRVRDVYVHHVRGYLKDAPGSEHVYKETGGILFNITRHGVNQRKTRFDDVLVENSEIFHVDAIGLSTRSAWMCRVGGAPCGDYAPYKNKEVALSAAAADDYTPSTNIVFRNNHIHDIGGDGIVVRTASKPLVEANLMHDIWLRAAGNSAGAWAINTDGARFQYNEIHHVRYQQPWEPGDGMAFDADLGTRDTQVVANYSHDNEGGFMLFCGCGDDGLGHPAQSSGSVVENNLSINDGRRVIVFAGSQSAIVRGNLLLNTQPGLVSPAAENTGMGSMNAGDIRNNVFYHGGNAGTLFRVMNPALRHDDIRWSGNRFFGYQASAEFKAAQFVEGDAVNVSAPAASFDPEAAARNWFATTGYTERSYRR
- a CDS encoding DUF3500 domain-containing protein — encoded protein: MTHISNRALAVYATSLSLLLFGCSGSSDSTTSTTSASSASGLAISLQPASASIGAGSNSVLSVVADGSGLSYQWYLGGTAIAGATAANYTATEAGTYYAVLTSSAGAVTSANAVITVISAPVITAQPSGATILTGTSQTLSVTADGLEMGYQWYKDGSAIDGATRPSYAASAAGSYTVAVTNTAGATTSSAAVIAVSSSVSAPAINVQPVAQAVNAGAGATLWVAVNGVSLSYQWYRNDVALAGATERIYKINTANASSAGTYKVVVSNTAGTATSSSVALTVNMVSAGANTPAVVNAANAFLATLAADQKTVATSATSSTTVLFDYALANANQWTNLPGSRHGLRLNATSLSAVQLAAANTVIAKALSANGITLLNELRAADQVLAGGMASGGGAGGGAGGGVGGGGAPPADGALTPPTDAIFTPPTDGAGAAPGGGAGAGGTGFALDYGTDLYSIAFVGTPSSTSPWILQIAGHHLAYNITYNTGKVSATPNFVGVEPPNWTVGADGTLSVKANAGSAGKQHAPMEKQRAAVYNLAEAIYADSASAAAAKLAGTFTDVIMGASGNSDGNFKSLVYPASGRGLPYSAMNAKQQTYVRTAIEAWVNTQASDVAATLLGAYLADDALAATYVGYGVGQNGVKADFSAYPNALASPLEAQRSYIRIDGPRVWIEFVVQQGVVYGTDVHYHAIWRDKTNDYGGSF
- a CDS encoding HupE/UreJ family protein; the protein is MAAVSKRLIAAGVLLWAGVWTAAWAHPSPQSEVLLDSGQDFIRAELVLPLDELKLALPGGLPKSGAQGDADMAAYLAAHIRPVAPDGRAWIVKVERLRWMWSQQPADLLATMTLRPPAGAPLDRFTFGDDAIAHQVPSHLTVVALRSAPDAPSRVLGTLHYGQRSLEVSGADPRWWSGVGDVFRLGMDHIAEGADHLLFLLTLLLPAALLVKDGKWAGYGGARHLLVYLLKVVTAFTLGHSVTLMLGALGTIQLPEQPVECAIALSILFSAVHAWRPIFPRREVWIAFGFGLVHGLAFASAIRALQLNGGRLVASVLAFNLGIETMQSLIMLLAAPLLMLLARRPSYRRVRQTAALLSAAMAVIWMAQRV
- a CDS encoding catalase family protein, encoding MDFPTRHLHQPLPYEPSYEVPEEDEAETVAGLIEAMQHIAATVDDDTGHAHRGVHAKSHGILRGQLRVLDNLPPDYAQGLFSHAGAAWPVVMRLSTTPGDMLDDKVSTPRGMAIKLVGVPGERLEDGEGDVTQDFVMVNGPTFQAPTAKKFLGSVKLLAATTDKAPGLKKALSAALRGVEKVVEAVGGESATLKGLGGHAETNILGETFFTVVPILYGRHMAKLSLVPASPALRALKDRPVDLEHKPNGVRGAVVDFMTEHSAEWELRVQLCTDLSAMPVEDPTVEWTSDWVTVARLSAPAQAGWTHGLSVLVDDGMQFNPWHCIAAHRPLGAIMRVRRAVYAASARFRAERNRTPVAEPHNLDQWREH